CGTTCTTCTACGGCAGCTCCGACGCCGCCAGCTCGATCACGGTCGACAAGCCCCCGGCATCCCTCTGGGTCATGGCGCTGTCGGTGCGGGTGCTCGGGCTCAGCTCGTTCGCCATCCTCGTCCCGCAGGCGCTCATGGGCGTGGCCACCGTCGGCGTCGTGTACGCGACCGTGCGACGGCAGTTCGGCGCCATGGCCGGGCTCGTCAGCGGGGTCGTGCTGGCCCTGACGCCCGTGGCCGCGCTGATGTTCACCTTCAACAACCCCGACGCGCTGCTCACGCTGCTCATGGCCCTCGGGGCGTGGGCGACCGTGCGGGCGGTCGAGAAGGCGTCGGCGCGCTGGATGGTGCTCGTCGGCGTCCTCATCGGCCTCGGGTTCCTCACCAAGACCCTGCAGGTGCTGCTCGTCGTGCCGTTCTTCGGGCTCGCCTACCTCATCGCCGCCCCGACGACGCTGCGTCGCCGGATCACCCACTCCCTCATGGCGATCGGGGCGCTCGTCGTCAGCGCCGGGTGGTGGGTCGCGATCGTCGAGCTCGTGCCGGCCTCGATGCGGCCGTACATCGGCGGCAGCCAGGACAACTCCTTCCTCGAGCTCACCTTCGGCTACAACGGGCTGGGCCGTCTCAACGGTGACGAGACCGGCTCGGTCGGTGGCGGGGGAGTCGGCGGGGGAGGCGGCGGTGGCTGGGGCTCGACCGGCCTGCTGCGCATGTTCAGCACGAGCGTGGGCGGCCAGATCTCGTGGCTCATCCCCAGCGCCCTCGTCCTGCTCGTCGTGGGGCTCTTCCTGCGTGGTCGCCGCCCCCGCACCGACCGCCGTCGCGCCGCCTACCTCGTCTGGGGCGGCTGGCTCGTCGTGACGATGCTGACCTTCAGCCTCATGGCCGGCATCTTCCACGAGTACTACACGGTGGCGCTCGCGCCCGCCGTCGCGGCCCTCGTCGGCATGGGCGCCGCGGAGGCGTGGGAGAACCGCTCGCGTGCCGTCGGCACCGTCACCCTCGCGGTGGCGACCGCGGCCGCCTCGGTGTGGGGCTTCGTCCTCCTGTCGCGCACGACGGCCTACGGCGACTGGCTTCGGGTCTCCGTGCTCGCGGTCGGCATGGCCGCGGCCCTGCTCGTCCTCGCGGTCCACTGGGTGCACGCGAGGGCGGTCCCCGCCGTGCTCGTCGCCGCACTGCTCGCCGGCGTCGCCGGCCCGGCGGCCTTCACCCTCTCGACCACCGCTCAGGCGCACACCGGTTCCATCGTCACCGCCGGCCCCGCCGGTACCGGTCGCGGGGGGATGCCGGGTGGCGGCGGCGCGCCCGGTGGTGGCTTCGCGCCGGGCGGGGGGATGCCGGGTGGCACCGTCCCGGGTACCGGTGCCGGTACCGGTACGGCCACGCGGGGTGGGGGCACGGGCGGTCTGCTCGACGCCTCGACACCGAGCACCGCGGTCGTCTCGGCCCTGTCGCAGGACAGCTCGCGCTACACGTGGGTCGCCGCGGCCGTCGGGTCGCAGACCGCGGCCGGGCTCCAGCTCGGCACCCAGCTGCCGGTCATGGCCATCGGCGGCTTCAACGGCTCGGACCCCAGCCCGACGCTGGCGCAGTTCCAGTCGTACGTGCGGGAGGGCCGCATCCACTGGTTCGCGGCCGGGGGCGGCTTCGGCCGCCAGAACGGCGGCAGCAGCACCGCCTCCGAGATCAGCGCCTGGGTCGAGCAGGGCTACACCGCCGTCACCATCGACGGCTCGACGTTCTACGACCTCACGCAGCCGCTCACGTCGGGGGCCGCGGGCTCCGGCTCGTCCGGCACGACGGTGTCGTGACCCACGCCCCGGCCCCGGTCGGCCGTCGTGCACTGCCGGCCCAGCTCGGCCGCTTCGCGGTCATCGGGGCCGGGTCGACCGCCCTGCACCTGGCGCTGTTCGCGGCGCTGCTGCAGGGCGGTGTGACGACGATGGTCGCCAACGGGATCGCGCTGGTGGTCGCCACCGTCGCGAACACCGCTGCGAACCGGGCGTGGACGTTCGGCATCTCCGGTCGCCGACGGCTGGGCGTGCACCACGGGCAGGCCCTGGTCGTCTTCGCCATCACGTGGACGGCGACGACGCTCGCCCTCGCCGTGCTCGCCCGGCTGCAGCCCGACGCCGGTACGACGACCCAGACCGTGGTGGTGGCCGTCGCCAACGTGTTGTCGACGGCGGCCCGGTTCGTCGCCATGCGGCGCTGGATCTTCACGGACCGCGGGCCGGCTGCCTGACCGGCGGCCTGACCGGCGGCGGAGCCGCTCGCCGGGCCGCCAGAATGGCGGGCATGAGCGACGTCGGCCTGCCCACCACCTCGCCGGCCGGAGTCCGCCTCGCGTACGACGTCGTGGCCGCCGACTACGCCCGGCACCTGCCCGACCTGCGGGCGGAGTCCGCCCTCGACCGTGCCGCCATCGACGACTTCGCGGACCGTGTGTCCGAGACCTCCACACCGACCGTCCTCGACGCCGGCTGCGGGACCGGGCGGGTGGCCCGCGTGCTCGGGGCCCGCGGCCTCCGGGTGGTCGGCGTCGACCTGTCGCCGGGGATGCTGCGCGAGGCGACGGCGGGAGATCGCGAGATCGCCTGTGCCGCGGCGTCGTTGACCCACCTACCGCTCGCTGACGGGTCGGTCGACGGCGTCCTGCTCTGGTACTCCCTCATCCACCTCAACCCCGACCTCGTGCCGGTCGCGGTCGGGGAGGCGGCCCGGGTGCTGCGGCCCGGCGGGCACGTCCTCGTCGGCTTCCAGGCCGGGGTGGGCTCCCGCGACGTCGCCCCCTCCTACCGTCGGCTCGGGCACGAGGTGACCCTCGTGCGCCACCTGCTCAACGTCGACTCCGTCGTGGACGAGCTCGCCCGGGCGGGCCTCGTCGAGGAGGCCCGCGTGGTCAGACGAGCGCAGGGCACCGAGCGCGACGACCAGGCGATGGTGCTGGCGCGGTCCGACGCCGACTCGTCCGCACCCTAGAGGCGCCCGGCCGTGCGGCCGAGCCGCCCCGGGCTCAGTCGCGGTCGTCGGGGGCGGCGCAAGCCGCCCACCAGTCCGCCTGATGGGGCGACACGGCATCCGTCACGTCGTCGACGTCGAGGTCGACCCGCGCCCCGACGAGCGGGTAGACGACGGGGACCCCGGCGGCGGGCGCGACCCGACGGAGCCAGCGCACCGGCTCGGACCACCAGTGCCGGGCGAGGTTGAAGGTCGCCCAGTGGACGGGGAGCATGACCGAGCGTGACGCGGCATCCTCGCCCTCGGCTGTCGTGTTGACGGCGACGTGGGCGGCCACCGCCTCGGGTGGGTTCATGTGGATGTCGTGCCAGAACTCGTCGTAGGCCCCGACCGGGACGATGGTGAGGTCGAACGGGCCCACCCGCTCGCCGATCTCGCCGAAGCACGCCGACTCGCCGCTGTCGCCGGCGAAGTAGACCGCGTGCCCCGGCCCACGCATCGCCCACCCCGCCCACAGCGTCTGGCTCTCGACGAAGCCGCGTCCGGAGTTGTGCCGGGCGGGGGTGCACGTCAGTCGGATGCCGGCCACCTCGGTGTGCTCCCACCAGTCGAGGGCGGTGACCCGGTCGGCGGGCACCCCCCACGCCAGCAGGTGCTGGTCGACCCCGATCGGCACGACGTAGTGCGGCCGGTGGGTGCGCTCGAGCTCGGCGACCGACGGCTCGTCGAGGTGGTCGTAGTGGTCGTGCGAGATGACGACCGCGTCGAGGGTGGGGATGCCCGCGATGGACCCCGGGGTCGGGTGCAGGCGCTCGGGGCCGGCGAGCGACACGGGGGAGGCACGGTGGCCGAAGACCGGGTCGAGCAGGAAGCGGCGGCCGTCGAGCTCGACGAGCGTCGTCGCGTGGCCGTACCAGGTGACGGCGAGGACTCCCGGCACGGCGGGCGGCGCGGCCGGCACGACGGGGACGTCGGCGACGGGCTTGCCGCGGCCGCGCTGCTGCCAAGCCGCGGCGGCGATGCGCGGCAGGGAGGCCGACGTGGGTCGGCGCGTCGGTTCGGGTGACCGGAACCGACCGTCGCGGTAGTTCGGGGAGCCCGACACCCTCCGGTTGATCGACTCGGCGTCGGCCCCCATGCGACGCAGAGGAGGCAGCACACCGCCGGCGCGCATCGTGACCGTGCGGACGAGGCTCGCGCCGCCGTCCGAGGTGGTGCCGGCGGCGTCCGGCGTCGGGGCGGTGGCCTCGGGACGAGTGGTCATGTGTGGCTCCCTGTCGGGCGGTGGGCTCCCACCGATGATGCGCCGGTGAGGGTCCGGCGGCGGCTTCCTGACGTCCTCAACGCACGGATGTCACCGAATGTTCTCCGTCGGCCGCCGACGGTCGGGTGGCCCGGCATCCGGGCTCGTCCCTCGTCGGGCCGTGGTGGGGTTCCGGACCGGCGGGTGCCGGGTCGGGCGTCCGTTTCAGGGCCGTGGCGGGGTGCGTGGCGGGGTGCGTGGCGGGGTGCGCGGCGGGGACGGATCGGCGGGGGTGACGAGGCGTCATGTCAGAACGGTGTTGACGTGACATCACTATGGTGTCATTGTGATGTGCATGGACATCACCGAACACGTCGAGGCCCTCCGCCGCGACTTCACCAGCACGGCCCGGGCCATGGGTCCGGAGGTCGAGGACGTCGCGCAGCGCATCGGCTTCGCCCTCGACTCGGCCGCGCGCCTCGCCCTGCTCGACGCGCTGTCGCACGCCGCGGCCGAGATCACGACCGCCCTCGAGGGCGCCTCGGTCGAGGTGCGGCTCGACGGCCGCGAGCCGGTCTTCGTCGTCGTCGGTGCCGGGCCGTCCGCCCTGTCCGACGAGACCGCGGCCATCCCGGCATCCGGTGACACGACGGCCCTCGCCGTCGACGCCGAGGGCGCCGAGACCGCCCGCATCACCCTGCGCCTGCCCGACGCGCTCAAGACGCGGGCCGAGGAGCTGGCCGCGGGCCGGGGCCAGTCGCTCAACACGTGGCTCGTCGGTGCCGTGCGCGCCGCGACCACCGCCGTCGGCCCGGCCACGACGCAGGGGCCCGGCGCCCCCGGCCGCAACCGCCGCTCCAACAAGCGGGTGCAGGGGTGGGTGCGATGAGCGCCGCCCCGACCGGCACCACCACACCCACCAGCACCGACACCGACACCACCACCGACCACAGCAGGAGGACGACCATGACCGACATCGAGAAGCGCTTCGAGACCCCCGGCGCCGCGACGCTCACCGTCGAGGTGCAGCAGGGGGACGTCACGCTCACGGCGGGCGACCGCACCGACACCGTCGTACGACTGGTCCCCCACGGCCGCAACGGCGAGGAGATCGCCGAGCGGTACACCGTCGAGGCGCACGGCAGCGACGTCACCGTGACGGCGCCCAAGGGCCGCGACGGTCTCTTCTCCGGGCTCGGCTGGCGCGGGCACGTCGACGTCGTCGTCGAGCTGCCCACCGGCAGCCGGGTCGACGCTCGCACCGGGTCGGGGGACGTCAGCGCCCACGGGCTGCTCGGTGACGTCCGGGCGCACACCGGTTCGGGCGACCTCTCGCTGCAAGACCTCGACTCCGCCGACCTCAAGTCAGGCTCGGGCGACGTCGTGGCCCGGGCGGTGGCGGGCGGCGTCTCCGCGAAGACCGGCTCCGGAGACATCACCCTCGAGTCGGCCGGGGGCCACGTCGACCTCGTGTCGGGCAGCGGCGACCTCATGCTCCGCCGGGCGGAGGCGACGGCGCGGCTCAAGACCGGCTCGGGCGACGTGGTCGTCGGGTCGTCGGCGGGGGACCTCGACGTCATGACCGGCACCGGCGACGTCAAGCTCGAGGGCGTGCACGGGGGCGAGATCCGTGCCAAGACCGGCACCGGTGACGTCGCGATCTTCGTCGCGGCGGGCGTCGCGGCCTACCTCGACCTCAACACGGTCACCGGCGACGTCGACGTGCACCTCGACGAGACCGACGGCCCCGACGGCTCGGAGTCGCAGGCGAGCCTGGCCGTGCAGTCGGGCAGCGGCGACGTGCTCGTCAGCCGGGCCCGGGTGAGGGTGTCGTGAGCGCGCTCGTCGACCTCAACCAGGCACTCGCCCGCGAGCGCATCACCGGGATGCTCGCGCAGGCCCGCGACGACCACCAGTACCGCTCCGTGGTCCGCCGCCACCCGCGCACCGCCGAGGTCCTGCGTCGCCTCGCCGACCGCCTCGACCCGACCACCACCCGCTGACCCGCCCGCCGGCCCCGATCAGATCCACCAGCCCATCAACCGGCAAATCAACCGGCGGCCGGTGTCGCCCGAGCAGCACCGCACGCCCACTGATCCGCCAGTTGATGACGCGCAGATGGGTCTCGCGCGCCGAACGGGCTGTGAATGGGGCGGTGGTGTGAGCCCGATTCACTGGCGGTGCGGCAGCAAGCGTCGTCCGCGGGACCGGCCGGGGGTGGGGCGGTGGTGTGAGCCCGATTCACGGGCGGTGCGGCAACACAGCGGCGTCCGCAGGAGCAGATCCGGCAGCACCGCCCGTGCTCCTGAGGGCGAGCACCTCCGCCCCACCCACGGCAGCCGACGTAGGCGGTGCCCACCCGTACCGACCTCATCACCGGCGCAGCGGATCGTCACAGACCACCCACAACCACGGCCGAGAACGTCAAGCCATGAACACGAACCCGCGCCTGGCCATCGTCCCCTCTCTGCGCCGCGGCCTCGGTGCCGCCGGAGCGGCCGTCGTCGTCGCCTTCGTCGGTACGGCCGGCCTCGGCGCCGCGCAGGCGCACGCCGCCGGCATCAGCACGGGCCACGCGCACCAGCAGGATGCCGGTCAGCCGGGTCAGCAGCGCCCGCCGCGTCCCGCGGCGCACCCGGCCCACCTGCCGCCGGCCACGACGAGCGCGGTGCGCTACCTCTTCACCGACGGGCGGCTGAGCCGCCTCACGACCCCGGTGTGACTTCGACGCTCACCTGTAGCGGTCCATTCATTGCGTGAGATTGCCACACCCGGTGCCACTTGACTGCCGCAACTAGCAGTGTTTATTGCATGACGGTTGTCGATTTGCTTTGGCTGTAAATTCCTTATCTCGGGACATTCGTCCAGTGAGCAAGGTCCGGGATAATCGCTGGCGACAAGGGACCGTTCACGACGACAAGCGCAACTGGCCGAGAAGAACCACCTCTGAGTGAGCCAAGAAATCGGTGATTCCCGTCAAGGCATAGGAGAGAACCCCCGACGAGTGGATATGCGACGACCAGTAGAGGGCTCGCTTCCTTTAACGCCAATACGTGTGGGCAGAGGCCAGTCAGCTCAATGTCGCGCATGCTGACTGGTTTCCCGGACGGTGAGTCATAGGGCACTTCCGAACCACTGTTGAAATACCAGGGTGGGTAAACACAATCAGCGAAGTTTTCAACCGTCCCCCATCGAAGGCTGACTGTGGGATTGAGCCCATCCAAAGCTTGTCGATTCACCAGCACTCGTACCGTGCTTGGATCGAGCAGTCCCTTGAAGTCAAGAAGCCGCCCTATGTCGCTACCAGTCGTCCCGCCTTCTAGTGTCATTTAGCCGCCGACCTCATCGCCACGTCAAGGATGATGTTGCGATAAGCTTCTTTTCGCTCGGCAACCCGAAGATCCCTCAAGTTGTGCGTTATCACACCTACTATCATGGCAAATATAACTACGACGGCCAAGCGGCCGACGAGGCCGACATCTTGCACCATCACGGCACCCGCGAAACACATTGTCGGGACATAGCATGCCGCCAGCACATTTATCTCGAATTCCATAGAGTCGATGTTTAGAACCGGAGCATAGCGTCGAAGCCAGAGTTTGGAATATACGAACGCGTCATTAAGCGTGTCGTGAATCAGTGGCGTGCGGTCATCTAGAACTTCCAGTGATTCTCGAAGGTGCGGATGTACCCCGGTCGTCGTCTGCAAAGTAGTGGAGCCCAGCCTCTCCACAATCTCCTCACGGAATTCACCAATTGTCGATTGGCTGCCGCCACGACTTGTAAGCCATCTGAAGGCCACGAAACCGATGTACCGTGCTACATAACCGACCAGATATGCAGAACTAAGCCCAGCCAGTATGACGAAAAACCGACTTTCGCCAGCTTGAGAGCCCGTGGCAGCCGCCAACGCTGTGATTGGCGCCTGCTGCCCGGTGACGACAATAAGGCAACCAATGATGATGGTCCCGGGTGCTATCACGCTCGCAACGGTAACCAAGAAATAGAAGGCGATTCGTCGCCAACCGGAATCGTCCGTCTCCTTGACGCTCATGTCTCCCCAGATGCTCCTGAACGGCTGCCTGACGGCAAGGCCCCATCGTTGAATGGTTAGGAGTGTAACTGCACGCCGGCCGTTGGGCTCGTATATACCTCAGCGAGGATGTGGCACTTTTTCGCTTGCACATGCGGTCCATCAAAATCTCTGAAAAGGGACGAATGAACCTGGAGGTCACCTTGTCGTTGGCTCGGACCCGACGCATTGTCCCAGAAGCCAGGTCTCTTGCCGGTGCGGCATTTCACCCACCTCCTTTTCTACTGCGTGGCTCCGCAGCTGACAGACGTGGCCCAGAAGTCAATTCATTGCACATGGGGGCAGGTCTCGCGAAGTCACGAGCCGGAGGTGAAGCACATTGGGCGTTGCCAGCAGGCGTGTCAGCGAGAACGATTCAGGAACCATGGCCGGCCCTCGCTGCGGGTCCCCCGTCGACATGGTGGGGTTCGGCGCCACCGCGGTGCTCGCGGAGGGTGAGCCACAGCCGGTGCGCCGTGATGACGGCGAGCGCCCACGCGAGGCCGATGGCCCAGCCGGCGACGACGTCGGTGAGCCAGTGGTGGCCGAGGTAGACCCGGCTGAGGCCCATCGTGACGACGAAGAGCAGGCCGAGCGTCACGCTGAGCGTCCGCTGCCAGCGGGCGGTCGTCTCGATGAGGACGAGGTAGACGACGACGGTCGTGAGCACCGTCGCGTTGAGGGTGTGGCCACTCGGGAACGAGGGCGAGACCTCGAGCGGCGGCACGGCGAGTGAGGCCGGCGGGCGGGCGCGCCCGATGAGGTCCTTGCCCACGACGGTCATGAGCACCGAGCCGGCGGCGGCGATGAGCGCGACGACGAGCGGGGTCCAGCGTCGGCGGCGCAGGGCGATGACCAGCACCGCGGCGGTGGCGAGCAGCGGCATGCCGACCGGGCCGCCGACGTCGGTGTAGGCGGTGACCACGGTGTCGAGGGTCGGGTTGCGCACGGACACCATCGCGTCGAGCACCGGCCGGTCGACGACGGTGAGGCCGTCGCTGCCGACGACGCCCTCGTAGACCTCCTGGGCGCCCTGCACGAGGAGGGTGATGAGCACGAGCGAGACGACGGTGAAGACGACGAAGGCGAGATGGGCGAGCGACCACGCCGCCGCGCGACCGAGCCGACGACTGACCCGGGGCGGCACGGCCTCGACGAGCCGGGTGGCGACCGTCACGAGCCACCGCCCGAACCGGGTGTGCCAGTGCGTCAGGTCGCGCTCGCCGATGCGGTCGTCGGGTCGGGACGGCCCGCGCGTCGGGGTCGTTTCGGTCATGCCCCATCCTCGCAGAGCGAGGGAGGGCGGGCGTGCGGCTCAGTCGCCGGGGTCGAGCCAGCCGTGCACGAGCGGCACGACCGAGGCGCCCTCACCGCTCGCGGCGGCGACGCGCTTCATCGAGCCCGCGCGGATGTCGCCCGCCGCGAAGACACCCGGCACCGTGGTGGCCAGGCTCTCGGGCGGCAGGGCCCCGGACCAGTGCTCCGCCGGGACGTCGCGGCCGGTGAGCACGAAGCCGCGCCCGTCGCGGATCACCTCCTCGGGCAGCCACTCGCAGTGCGGCTCGGCGCCGAGCAGCAGGAACAGCCCACCGCACGTGCGTCGCTCGGTGGTCCCGGTGCGGGTGTCGCGCACCGCGACCCACTCCAGCCGGCCGTCACCGCCCGCGTCGACGACCTCGGAGCAGGTCTGGACGGTGATGCGCGGGTTGTAGGCGATCTCGCCGACGAGGTAGCTCGACATCGTCGCCTCGACCGTGTCGCGCCGCACGAGGATGGTGACCGACCGGGCGAAGCGGGCGAGGTGGATCGCGGCCTGCCCCGCCGAGTTGCCCCCGCCGACGACGACCACGTCGTAGCCCTCGGTCTCGCGGGCCGCCGTCATCGCGCTGCCGTAGAAGACGCCGAGCCCGACGAGGGCCTCGACGGCGGGCACCCGCAGCTTGCGGTAGGTCACGCCGGTGGCGACGACGACCGAGCGCGCCCGCACGTGGCCGCCGTCGGTGAGCAGCGTGTGCGGCTCGCCGTCGACACCGGGCTCGAGGCCGGTGACCGACCACCCGGTGAAGAAGCGGGTGCCGAAGCGGATGGCCTGGTTGCGCGCCCGCTGCGCGAGCCGCATCCCCGACACCCCGCGGGGGAAGCCGAGGTAGTTGCGGATCATCGACGACGTCCCGGCCTGCCCGCCGACGGCCTCCGACTCGAGCACGACGGTGGACAGGCCCTCCGAGCTCGAGTAGACGGCGGCGGCCAGCCCCGCGGGGCCCGCGCCGACGATAGCGACGTCGACGACGGCATCCACCTCGATGTCGGTGGGCTGGCCGTAGATGCGGTGGGCGACCTCGCGCACGCTCGTCACCCTGACGGGCACGCCGTCCATCGCCTCGACCACGGGGTACGCCGGCTCGCCGTCGGCGGGCTCGAGGTGCGCGACGATGTCGCGGCCGACCTCGCTGTCGGGGGCGAAGACGCGGTTGGGCATCCCCATGCGGTCGAGGAAGTCGCGTACGGACAGGGTGAGGGCGTCGGATGCCGGGGCGACCAGCCGCACGCTCGTGACCTCGGGCGTCGCCACCGTCGAGCCCCAGTCGGACAGCAGCTCGCAGACCGCGGTGTGGAACTCCTCGTCGCGCACGCCGCGGGGCATCAGCAGATAGGCGTCGTACTTGCCCTTGGCCAGCCCCGTCCGCAGGTTCGGTGCGTCGGTGAGGAAGACCGACCAGTGGGCGGCGATGAGGCGCCGGGCCGTCGGCACGACGGACCGCCACCGGCCGAAGGCGGCGAGGACGTTCGCGTCGGGCAGGCGCGACTCGGCGACGAACATCGCCACCTGGCCGCCGCGCGAGGCGACGTCGGCGGCGACCTGCTCGGCCTCGTCGGTGCTGCCCGCCTGCAGGATCTCGTAGTCGCGGGCGTACCGGCCGAACTCGCCGGCCAGCTCGTCGGGGTGCTCCGGAGCCACGAGGATGATCGCGGGCATCGCTGCTGTCACGGCCACGATCCTAGGCTGGGCGGCATGACGGTGAGGCTGGCATGACGGTCGTCGGCGACGACGGGCTCACCCGCCCGGTGTGGGCGGCGACCGA
This is a stretch of genomic DNA from Terracoccus luteus. It encodes these proteins:
- a CDS encoding glycosyltransferase family 39 protein — protein: MNTMSLTTTGPGASVATAPRSTDDHRDAPGAPATGGGRPASTGRLRRLWRGHADDPGWARPALLGLLLATLVLYTWNLTASGYANSFYSAAVQAGSQSWKAFFYGSSDAASSITVDKPPASLWVMALSVRVLGLSSFAILVPQALMGVATVGVVYATVRRQFGAMAGLVSGVVLALTPVAALMFTFNNPDALLTLLMALGAWATVRAVEKASARWMVLVGVLIGLGFLTKTLQVLLVVPFFGLAYLIAAPTTLRRRITHSLMAIGALVVSAGWWVAIVELVPASMRPYIGGSQDNSFLELTFGYNGLGRLNGDETGSVGGGGVGGGGGGGWGSTGLLRMFSTSVGGQISWLIPSALVLLVVGLFLRGRRPRTDRRRAAYLVWGGWLVVTMLTFSLMAGIFHEYYTVALAPAVAALVGMGAAEAWENRSRAVGTVTLAVATAAASVWGFVLLSRTTAYGDWLRVSVLAVGMAAALLVLAVHWVHARAVPAVLVAALLAGVAGPAAFTLSTTAQAHTGSIVTAGPAGTGRGGMPGGGGAPGGGFAPGGGMPGGTVPGTGAGTGTATRGGGTGGLLDASTPSTAVVSALSQDSSRYTWVAAAVGSQTAAGLQLGTQLPVMAIGGFNGSDPSPTLAQFQSYVREGRIHWFAAGGGFGRQNGGSSTASEISAWVEQGYTAVTIDGSTFYDLTQPLTSGAAGSGSSGTTVS
- a CDS encoding GtrA family protein: MTHAPAPVGRRALPAQLGRFAVIGAGSTALHLALFAALLQGGVTTMVANGIALVVATVANTAANRAWTFGISGRRRLGVHHGQALVVFAITWTATTLALAVLARLQPDAGTTTQTVVVAVANVLSTAARFVAMRRWIFTDRGPAA
- a CDS encoding class I SAM-dependent methyltransferase — translated: MSDVGLPTTSPAGVRLAYDVVAADYARHLPDLRAESALDRAAIDDFADRVSETSTPTVLDAGCGTGRVARVLGARGLRVVGVDLSPGMLREATAGDREIACAAASLTHLPLADGSVDGVLLWYSLIHLNPDLVPVAVGEAARVLRPGGHVLVGFQAGVGSRDVAPSYRRLGHEVTLVRHLLNVDSVVDELARAGLVEEARVVRRAQGTERDDQAMVLARSDADSSAP
- a CDS encoding MBL fold metallo-hydrolase — translated: MTTRPEATAPTPDAAGTTSDGGASLVRTVTMRAGGVLPPLRRMGADAESINRRVSGSPNYRDGRFRSPEPTRRPTSASLPRIAAAAWQQRGRGKPVADVPVVPAAPPAVPGVLAVTWYGHATTLVELDGRRFLLDPVFGHRASPVSLAGPERLHPTPGSIAGIPTLDAVVISHDHYDHLDEPSVAELERTHRPHYVVPIGVDQHLLAWGVPADRVTALDWWEHTEVAGIRLTCTPARHNSGRGFVESQTLWAGWAMRGPGHAVYFAGDSGESACFGEIGERVGPFDLTIVPVGAYDEFWHDIHMNPPEAVAAHVAVNTTAEGEDAASRSVMLPVHWATFNLARHWWSEPVRWLRRVAPAAGVPVVYPLVGARVDLDVDDVTDAVSPHQADWWAACAAPDDRD
- a CDS encoding DUF4097 family beta strand repeat-containing protein, giving the protein MTDIEKRFETPGAATLTVEVQQGDVTLTAGDRTDTVVRLVPHGRNGEEIAERYTVEAHGSDVTVTAPKGRDGLFSGLGWRGHVDVVVELPTGSRVDARTGSGDVSAHGLLGDVRAHTGSGDLSLQDLDSADLKSGSGDVVARAVAGGVSAKTGSGDITLESAGGHVDLVSGSGDLMLRRAEATARLKTGSGDVVVGSSAGDLDVMTGTGDVKLEGVHGGEIRAKTGTGDVAIFVAAGVAAYLDLNTVTGDVDVHLDETDGPDGSESQASLAVQSGSGDVLVSRARVRVS
- a CDS encoding phosphatase PAP2 family protein; the encoded protein is MTETTPTRGPSRPDDRIGERDLTHWHTRFGRWLVTVATRLVEAVPPRVSRRLGRAAAWSLAHLAFVVFTVVSLVLITLLVQGAQEVYEGVVGSDGLTVVDRPVLDAMVSVRNPTLDTVVTAYTDVGGPVGMPLLATAAVLVIALRRRRWTPLVVALIAAAGSVLMTVVGKDLIGRARPPASLAVPPLEVSPSFPSGHTLNATVLTTVVVYLVLIETTARWQRTLSVTLGLLFVVTMGLSRVYLGHHWLTDVVAGWAIGLAWALAVITAHRLWLTLREHRGGAEPHHVDGGPAARAGHGS
- a CDS encoding FAD-dependent oxidoreductase; translated protein: MTAAMPAIILVAPEHPDELAGEFGRYARDYEILQAGSTDEAEQVAADVASRGGQVAMFVAESRLPDANVLAAFGRWRSVVPTARRLIAAHWSVFLTDAPNLRTGLAKGKYDAYLLMPRGVRDEEFHTAVCELLSDWGSTVATPEVTSVRLVAPASDALTLSVRDFLDRMGMPNRVFAPDSEVGRDIVAHLEPADGEPAYPVVEAMDGVPVRVTSVREVAHRIYGQPTDIEVDAVVDVAIVGAGPAGLAAAVYSSSEGLSTVVLESEAVGGQAGTSSMIRNYLGFPRGVSGMRLAQRARNQAIRFGTRFFTGWSVTGLEPGVDGEPHTLLTDGGHVRARSVVVATGVTYRKLRVPAVEALVGLGVFYGSAMTAARETEGYDVVVVGGGNSAGQAAIHLARFARSVTILVRRDTVEATMSSYLVGEIAYNPRITVQTCSEVVDAGGDGRLEWVAVRDTRTGTTERRTCGGLFLLLGAEPHCEWLPEEVIRDGRGFVLTGRDVPAEHWSGALPPESLATTVPGVFAAGDIRAGSMKRVAAASGEGASVVPLVHGWLDPGD